In one window of Cytophagaceae bacterium ABcell3 DNA:
- a CDS encoding DUF6089 family protein, which produces MKKSLQIATLFTGVFLLSFSSSAQTLRDTWRNIQRDERLSVLGSLGLSAYFGDVCESFDCMQLRPNAGIGAIFRITNHFSSKTEANYFRLYSDDTHESRNLGFRSDNVELYTSVMFDLFAYQKNIRLRNVVSPYLFAGFGVAFYNPQAQYNGRWFNLRPLETEGERYSIATPIIPFGGGVRFTINRNFEFMLEGAYRVTFTDHLDDVSSVEHRPIESFSDPLARNIAHRYKDNYNPENGQRGNPDRNDGYFLLQAKIRYTFVRQLSTYGTRPPGLRRKL; this is translated from the coding sequence ATGAAAAAGAGCTTACAAATTGCAACATTGTTTACCGGAGTATTTCTGCTTTCTTTCAGTTCATCCGCACAAACACTCAGAGATACCTGGCGAAATATCCAAAGGGATGAAAGATTGAGCGTACTCGGAAGTCTTGGGCTCAGTGCATATTTTGGCGACGTATGCGAAAGTTTCGACTGCATGCAGCTAAGACCCAATGCTGGGATAGGAGCTATTTTTAGAATAACAAACCACTTCTCCAGTAAAACAGAAGCTAACTATTTCAGGCTGTATTCAGACGACACCCATGAAAGCCGAAATTTAGGTTTTCGGTCTGATAATGTTGAGTTATACACCTCTGTCATGTTTGACCTTTTTGCTTACCAAAAAAATATAAGGTTAAGAAATGTGGTCTCTCCCTACCTCTTTGCAGGCTTCGGCGTTGCCTTTTATAACCCGCAAGCACAATATAATGGCCGCTGGTTCAACCTACGTCCACTGGAAACAGAAGGAGAAAGATACAGTATTGCCACCCCAATCATTCCTTTTGGTGGCGGAGTAAGGTTTACAATCAACAGGAACTTTGAGTTTATGCTAGAAGGCGCCTACAGGGTTACATTTACGGACCACCTAGACGATGTTAGCTCTGTAGAGCATAGGCCTATAGAGTCTTTTTCAGATCCACTAGCCAGAAATATTGCTCATAGATATAAAGACAATTACAACCCAGAGAACGGCCAAAGAGGAAACCCAGACAGAAACGACGGTTACTTCTTACTACAAGCTAAGATAAGATACACTTTTGTAAGACAATTAAGCACTTACGGCACCAGACCTCCAGGTTTAAGGCGTAAACTTTAG
- a CDS encoding DUF6799 domain-containing protein — MERIWNVMLVKTLCLVLCLSAYAQQDMEEDETQDRIEQADNWVMKIDGNVVVSEDGTSRVLQEETELEDGTTVLPDGHVTFPDGNTLMLRDGQVLFEDGEIAHADESSLIQQRYNLMSRDFGMMEDIQMDTYEKVSFVNRKLELTNRKADLMDEKLTHTSRIVFCPDKVSRRDRAEASHRIAEIDEEIEEIDEEISQINAMMEERELSIEDQDFEIEEDS; from the coding sequence ATGGAGCGTATTTGGAATGTGATGTTGGTAAAAACTTTATGTCTTGTTTTGTGCTTGTCTGCCTATGCTCAACAGGATATGGAGGAAGACGAAACCCAGGATAGAATAGAGCAAGCAGACAATTGGGTAATGAAAATTGATGGGAATGTGGTGGTGTCAGAAGATGGAACCAGCCGTGTTCTTCAGGAAGAAACAGAGCTTGAAGACGGTACTACTGTTCTACCTGATGGTCATGTTACTTTTCCCGATGGTAATACATTAATGTTGAGAGACGGCCAGGTATTGTTTGAGGATGGTGAAATAGCTCACGCTGATGAGTCGTCTTTGATTCAGCAACGCTACAACTTAATGAGTCGTGACTTTGGCATGATGGAAGATATACAAATGGATACCTATGAAAAAGTTTCATTTGTAAACCGGAAGCTGGAGTTAACCAATAGAAAAGCAGACTTGATGGATGAAAAACTTACCCATACAAGCAGGATCGTTTTTTGTCCTGATAAAGTGAGTCGTAGGGACAGAGCTGAAGCTAGTCATCGAATTGCTGAAATTGATGAAGAAATTGAAGAAATTGATGAGGAAATTTCCCAGATCAATGCAATGATGGAAGAGCGGGAGTTAAGTATAGAGGATCAGGATTTTGAAATAGAGGAAGACTCTTAA
- a CDS encoding sialidase family protein: MKKQIYAIIITVTFAAVAPIQSFAQKIYTLPSPLNQHLISETQPCLSANGRTMVYRADSGEDNEEEIVISHQKSGRWSRPQPVPGINTRGKVFTSQHHLSADGNTIVFTSNRYGGLGDKDLWYVEKTASGGWTAPQNFGKPINSSEGEGDPALSPDGRSLYFVKYNGQKSPSGLPCGTIMVSKMKGRNMWEEPAPLPAPINKGCECNPRLLSDGRTMTFASVRDGGKGGFDQYITQMGSNGEWSEPKPFEPVNTEEDDLYITIPASGKLVYFSAIKNDERGIAMTMIPEHLQPDPVMLQFGNISDSDGNKLNARLILTDLNTEDMTIFNNGPDGSYLLCLPKNKSLDFAIQANETGYFWYSTPVNTDSLDTYKEVVKNITLEKVVSGFTVDLKDIDFTTASKEFTGHSTHQLNRLARLIKDLPEKKFYISIAYPEIISDTIHHEELTEVKHDTLEKILPQESEDDIIEKKEFIIQTIYHNDRTQREANLIETYLTKKGVQPLRLKAEGLGAPKNKTVDKPRTITLRVE, encoded by the coding sequence ATGAAAAAACAAATATACGCAATAATTATAACAGTAACCTTTGCAGCAGTTGCCCCTATTCAAAGTTTTGCACAAAAGATATACACCCTACCCTCTCCATTAAACCAGCACCTGATTTCTGAGACACAACCATGTTTGAGTGCCAATGGGCGAACTATGGTTTACCGTGCAGATAGCGGCGAAGACAATGAAGAAGAAATAGTAATCAGCCACCAAAAATCTGGGAGATGGAGCAGGCCACAACCTGTTCCAGGAATAAACACAAGAGGTAAAGTTTTTACCAGCCAACACCACTTGTCAGCAGACGGGAACACTATTGTATTCACTTCAAACCGCTATGGCGGATTGGGAGATAAAGATTTATGGTATGTAGAAAAAACAGCATCTGGAGGGTGGACAGCGCCACAAAACTTTGGAAAGCCTATTAACTCTTCAGAAGGCGAAGGCGACCCTGCATTATCACCAGATGGCCGAAGCTTATATTTTGTAAAATATAATGGACAAAAATCGCCATCAGGCTTGCCTTGCGGAACAATCATGGTGTCCAAAATGAAAGGGCGAAATATGTGGGAAGAACCAGCCCCATTACCTGCACCAATCAATAAAGGCTGTGAGTGCAACCCTAGACTTTTATCTGATGGAAGAACAATGACATTTGCCTCTGTGAGAGATGGTGGAAAAGGCGGGTTTGACCAGTATATCACCCAGATGGGCAGCAATGGGGAGTGGTCCGAACCTAAACCTTTTGAGCCGGTAAACACCGAGGAAGACGATTTATACATTACCATACCTGCTTCTGGAAAATTGGTATACTTTTCAGCTATAAAAAATGATGAAAGAGGAATTGCCATGACCATGATACCTGAACACCTGCAACCAGACCCTGTAATGCTTCAGTTTGGCAACATCTCTGATTCAGACGGAAATAAATTAAATGCACGTCTAATCCTAACAGACCTCAATACCGAAGATATGACCATCTTCAACAATGGACCTGATGGGAGTTACTTATTATGTCTTCCCAAAAACAAGTCACTAGATTTTGCTATCCAAGCCAATGAAACAGGTTACTTCTGGTATTCCACACCAGTCAACACAGACTCTTTAGATACATACAAAGAGGTGGTCAAAAACATTACTTTAGAGAAAGTAGTTTCAGGATTTACTGTAGATCTAAAAGACATAGACTTTACAACGGCATCAAAAGAGTTTACAGGACATTCAACCCATCAGTTAAACCGTTTGGCGCGCTTGATCAAAGACCTTCCAGAAAAAAAATTCTATATTTCAATCGCATATCCAGAAATTATTTCTGATACAATTCACCATGAAGAACTTACTGAAGTAAAACACGATACCCTAGAAAAGATACTCCCCCAAGAAAGTGAAGACGACATAATAGAAAAAAAAGAGTTTATTATACAAACCATATACCATAATGACCGTACACAGAGAGAGGCAAATTTGATAGAAACCTATCTGACCAAGAAAGGTGTTCAGCCTTTGCGCTTAAAAGCAGAAGGACTGGGCGCCCCAAAAAATAAAACGGTAGACAAGCCAAGAACAATAACCTTACGGGTTGAGTAA
- a CDS encoding SGNH/GDSL hydrolase family protein, which produces MKKEIIHSILALGDSYTIGEGVGPQERFPNQFAERLEDNSGQKLKVDIVAKTGWTTGELIEGVSQAYLQPPYDLVFLLIGVNNQYRRLPLSDYRHEFKELLITARDFCSHEKGVWVLSVPDWGETPFGKESGRADIAEKIDSFNAVNKEEATKQGYCYVDITSITRNISGKPDLLAEDKLHYSGRMYELWAEELVKLVE; this is translated from the coding sequence ATGAAAAAAGAAATTATTCATTCTATTTTAGCACTTGGAGATTCGTATACCATTGGTGAAGGAGTAGGGCCGCAGGAGCGATTTCCTAATCAGTTTGCTGAAAGGCTTGAGGATAATTCTGGTCAAAAGCTTAAAGTGGACATCGTTGCCAAAACCGGTTGGACTACAGGTGAATTGATAGAAGGTGTTAGCCAAGCTTATTTGCAGCCTCCGTATGACTTGGTTTTCTTGCTTATTGGCGTGAACAATCAATACCGCAGGTTGCCGCTAAGTGACTACCGACATGAGTTTAAAGAACTTCTTATCACTGCTAGGGATTTTTGCAGCCATGAGAAAGGGGTATGGGTGCTGTCGGTACCAGATTGGGGAGAAACGCCTTTTGGTAAGGAGTCAGGTAGGGCGGATATTGCAGAGAAAATAGATTCCTTTAATGCTGTCAACAAAGAAGAAGCAACAAAGCAAGGGTATTGCTATGTTGATATTACTTCTATCACACGCAACATCTCTGGAAAACCTGATTTGCTCGCTGAAGATAAACTGCATTATTCAGGGCGTATGTATGAATTATGGGCAGAAGAGCTGGTTAAGTTGGTTGAGTAG
- a CDS encoding cyclase family protein: protein MTNSNEWIDITYPITNGMAHWPGDVDVQVDKLSDMDKGNEANVTKVSMSAHTGTHMDAPKHFINQGKTLDHLPFDALIGPVKVIPISNKTSITQEELTKHNLRPGERILFKTANSETDWTRKPFNEGFVYISTEAGLYMVEKGIRTIGIDYLSVGGMQNGPELHRILLEKEIWLIEGLDLRNVSPGNYEMVCLPIKIAEADGAPVRALLKKI from the coding sequence ATGACCAATTCAAACGAATGGATAGATATTACCTACCCTATTACCAATGGCATGGCACATTGGCCTGGCGACGTAGATGTACAGGTAGACAAATTATCTGACATGGACAAAGGTAATGAAGCCAATGTAACAAAAGTTTCTATGAGCGCGCATACCGGCACGCACATGGATGCCCCAAAACATTTCATCAACCAAGGAAAAACATTGGATCACTTACCTTTTGATGCTTTAATAGGTCCGGTAAAAGTTATCCCTATATCAAATAAAACATCAATAACCCAGGAAGAACTCACAAAACATAACCTAAGACCTGGCGAAAGAATACTTTTTAAGACAGCAAACTCAGAGACGGATTGGACAAGGAAGCCTTTCAATGAAGGCTTTGTATACATTAGCACGGAAGCTGGCCTGTATATGGTGGAGAAAGGGATACGTACCATTGGCATTGACTACCTTTCTGTAGGAGGCATGCAAAATGGCCCTGAGCTACACCGCATACTACTTGAAAAAGAAATATGGCTTATTGAGGGACTAGACCTTAGGAATGTTTCTCCTGGAAACTATGAAATGGTTTGCCTGCCAATAAAAATAGCAGAAGCTGATGGCGCACCAGTAAGGGCGCTTCTGAAAAAAATATAG
- a CDS encoding response regulator → MEKNMETVSHVLLVDDDKDCNAANEEVFRKANFSRIKSTLNGGHALVYLHQMSAMIKTSKLLVLLDLEMPIMDGLEFLKNFNQTPEFHKENILIVVQANHIDDDVKEELELLGVDYTVSKPVNFEEVNCIVKKYFSLEEQHDEVEDIDVAGAVVENEEPVKLDSRNLKRKRARAAARR, encoded by the coding sequence ATGGAAAAAAATATGGAAACTGTTTCTCATGTACTACTTGTAGATGATGATAAAGATTGCAATGCTGCGAATGAAGAAGTATTTCGCAAAGCAAACTTTAGTAGAATTAAATCGACCTTAAATGGTGGACATGCTTTGGTGTATTTACATCAAATGAGTGCTATGATCAAAACCTCTAAATTGCTGGTTTTACTTGATTTGGAAATGCCTATTATGGACGGTTTGGAGTTTTTGAAAAACTTTAACCAAACACCTGAATTCCATAAAGAAAATATCCTTATTGTTGTACAGGCTAATCATATAGATGATGATGTCAAAGAGGAGCTTGAGCTTTTAGGTGTTGATTATACAGTATCTAAACCAGTAAATTTTGAAGAGGTTAACTGCATTGTTAAAAAGTATTTTAGTTTAGAAGAGCAGCATGATGAAGTAGAGGATATTGACGTTGCTGGAGCTGTTGTTGAAAACGAAGAACCTGTAAAATTAGATAGCAGGAACCTGAAAAGGAAAAGAGCAAGGGCAGCGGCAAGGAGATAA
- a CDS encoding DUF202 domain-containing protein: protein MEPILKEIQAKHDIRHAMAIDRTVMANERTLLSYANTSLALLVPGVSFLHFTDSVILGMIGVLFIPLSLMVFFWGFVRYRKKKKVINEERKMLQQMLQSEYCSTNVEQIDG, encoded by the coding sequence ATGGAACCTATACTTAAAGAAATCCAGGCTAAGCATGATATCCGTCACGCGATGGCAATAGACCGAACGGTTATGGCCAATGAACGGACTTTGCTTTCCTATGCTAATACTTCTTTGGCGCTGTTGGTACCTGGTGTTTCATTTCTTCATTTTACGGATTCAGTTATACTAGGTATGATAGGGGTACTCTTTATTCCTTTGAGCCTTATGGTGTTCTTCTGGGGCTTTGTAAGGTACCGAAAGAAAAAGAAAGTGATCAATGAAGAGCGGAAAATGCTACAACAGATGCTGCAATCTGAATATTGCAGTACTAATGTTGAGCAGATAGATGGTTGA
- a CDS encoding ABC-F family ATP-binding cassette domain-containing protein, translated as MNYISADAISKSFADKPLFQNITLGISKGEKVALTGRNGSGKSTLLKILSGKIPPDSGQVVIRKDIRTAHLDQNPDFGNAVTVSDAIYSGNTEVADTIKEYEACLQNPSESDKLQHIMEKMDALNAWDYERKTSEVLSKLGITDILQPVETLSGGQKKRVALAKVLLQEPDLLIMDEPTNHLDLDSIEWLEQLLSASATTLLLVTHDRYFLDKVCNEIIELDQDLYKYKGNYSYFLEKKAERIANEQSVADKAANLLKKELDWMRRQPKARGTKAKYRVDAFYDLQDKARPVQEEDNLQLDMKVTRLGNKVLELENISKSFGDKKVADNFSYTFPRKARVGIVGKNGTGKSTFLNMITGQVQPDSGKITTGETIIYGYYTQEITELKEDLRVIENVTEVAEVITMNNGSTLSASALLTRFLFPPEKQYTPVYKLSGGEKKRLMLMRILMKNPNFLILDEPTNDLDLNSLNVLEDFLESYGGCLLIVSHDRYFMDRLVNELFIFEGDGKIRSFPGNYTDYRLWLDQQQQQEKKEEKAQVQVEKQVPSKTKSSSDKLTFKEKKEYETLEKDIELLEEKKEQLVNKMNSGTLSHEDLTATSEEVEKLIKDLEKKTDRWLELSERA; from the coding sequence ATGAATTACATTTCTGCTGACGCTATATCAAAATCATTTGCTGACAAACCTCTTTTTCAAAACATTACCTTAGGGATAAGTAAAGGAGAAAAGGTTGCGCTTACAGGTCGGAACGGATCTGGCAAAAGCACTTTGCTAAAAATTTTATCAGGAAAAATTCCACCAGATAGTGGTCAAGTAGTCATAAGAAAAGACATTAGAACTGCACACCTTGACCAGAATCCTGATTTTGGAAACGCCGTAACTGTTTCAGACGCCATATATTCAGGCAATACCGAAGTAGCTGATACGATCAAAGAATATGAGGCTTGTCTACAAAATCCCTCTGAATCAGACAAGCTGCAACATATTATGGAAAAAATGGACGCACTCAACGCCTGGGACTACGAAAGGAAAACCAGCGAAGTGCTTTCCAAATTAGGTATTACAGATATCCTTCAACCTGTGGAAACCCTGTCAGGTGGCCAGAAAAAACGGGTAGCTTTGGCCAAGGTACTTTTACAAGAACCAGACCTACTAATAATGGACGAACCTACCAACCACCTCGACTTAGACAGTATTGAGTGGCTGGAGCAGCTATTGTCCGCCAGTGCCACCACTCTCCTACTTGTCACCCACGACAGGTATTTTCTGGACAAAGTATGCAATGAAATCATTGAGCTAGACCAGGATCTTTATAAATACAAAGGAAACTACAGTTACTTTCTGGAAAAAAAAGCAGAAAGAATAGCCAATGAACAATCTGTAGCCGACAAAGCAGCCAACCTTTTAAAAAAAGAGCTGGACTGGATGCGCAGGCAACCCAAAGCCAGGGGAACAAAGGCAAAATATCGTGTAGATGCCTTTTACGACCTACAGGACAAAGCTCGCCCAGTACAGGAAGAAGACAACCTTCAACTGGACATGAAAGTAACTCGCTTAGGCAACAAAGTACTTGAGCTAGAAAATATTAGTAAATCATTTGGCGATAAAAAGGTGGCAGACAATTTTTCTTATACTTTTCCCAGAAAAGCAAGGGTGGGTATTGTCGGTAAAAACGGCACAGGAAAAAGCACCTTCCTAAATATGATTACGGGGCAAGTACAGCCAGACAGTGGCAAAATCACCACAGGAGAGACCATCATTTATGGGTACTACACACAGGAAATAACAGAATTAAAAGAAGATTTAAGGGTTATTGAAAATGTAACAGAAGTAGCCGAAGTGATCACCATGAACAACGGAAGCACCTTGTCCGCTTCTGCACTGCTTACCCGTTTTCTTTTCCCCCCAGAAAAACAGTATACCCCTGTGTATAAACTTAGTGGAGGAGAAAAGAAAAGGCTGATGCTCATGCGTATCCTTATGAAAAATCCTAATTTTCTTATCCTAGACGAGCCAACCAATGACCTTGACCTTAACTCATTAAATGTACTGGAAGATTTTCTAGAATCTTACGGTGGCTGCTTGCTCATTGTATCCCACGACAGATACTTTATGGACCGTTTGGTAAATGAGTTGTTCATTTTCGAAGGCGATGGAAAAATCCGGTCATTTCCTGGCAACTATACTGATTACCGTTTATGGCTTGACCAACAACAGCAGCAAGAAAAAAAAGAAGAAAAAGCGCAAGTCCAAGTAGAAAAGCAAGTTCCCAGCAAGACAAAATCTTCTTCCGACAAATTAACTTTTAAAGAAAAGAAAGAATACGAAACCCTAGAAAAAGACATAGAGCTGTTGGAAGAAAAAAAAGAACAGTTAGTGAATAAAATGAACAGCGGGACTTTGTCTCACGAAGACTTAACAGCGACTTCAGAAGAAGTAGAAAAGCTTATTAAGGACCTTGAAAAGAAAACAGACAGGTGGTTAGAGCTCAGCGAGAGGGCTTAA
- the leuS gene encoding leucine--tRNA ligase, with protein sequence MSEYNFKETEKKWQNYWAEKQIFKTDNSSSKPKYYTLDMFPYPSGAGLHVGHPLGYIATDIVARYKRLKGYNVLHPMGYDSFGLPAEQYAVQTGQHPAITTEKNISRYKEQLDNLGFSFDWSREIRTSNPDYYKWTQWIFIQLFKSWYNKETDKAEPIAKLISAFEKEGNANIHAVCDEDTPPFTADDWKGMSEKEQQEMLLKYRLTYLSETMVNWCPALGTVLANEEVKDGRSERGDHPVERKKMAQWSMRITAYAERLLQELDKVDWPEPMKEMQRNWIGKSLGAELNFKIENSDIEIKVFTTRIDTTYGVTFLTLAPENELVAQLTTPELKKEVEAYVEKAKNRSERDRMSDVKTISGQFTGSYAINPFNGERIPVWIADYVLAGYGTGAVMAVPSSDPRDYNFAKHFNLPIIPVQEGEGTDISKEDFDPKKGTMVNSGILNGLTVEQAIPKAIEYVEQKGIGKAKINYKMRDSIFSRQRYWGEPIPVYFKDGIPYVLEESELPLELPEVDEYKPTETGEPPLGRASNFQTKEGYPYELSTMPGWAGSSWYYLRYMDPKNTEQPFSKDAVNYWGQVDLYIGGAEHATGHLLYSRFWNKFLFDLGLVPHDEPFKKLINQGMIQGRSNFVYRVKGTNKFVSYGLRKDYDITPLHVDVNIVENDILDTEAFRKWRPEFENAEFITEDGKYICGSEVEKMSKSKYNVVNPDDMVEKYGADTLRMYEMFLGPLEQFKPWNTNGIDGVFKFIRRFWNLFHDGQGNFKVSEEKPSENELKVLHKTIKKIEEDIERYSFNTSVSTFMICVNELTSLKCNKKSILQDLLVILAPYAPHITEELWNKLGHTSSIANASFPTYDESYVKENNVTYPISVNGKVRVKLQLPADMSKDQIEQEVLKAEQIQKWLEGKQPKKVIVVPNKIVNLVI encoded by the coding sequence ATGAGCGAATATAATTTCAAGGAAACAGAAAAAAAGTGGCAAAACTACTGGGCGGAGAAACAAATATTCAAAACTGACAACAGCTCTTCAAAACCCAAATATTATACATTAGACATGTTCCCTTATCCTTCTGGTGCTGGATTGCATGTAGGTCACCCACTAGGATATATAGCAACAGACATTGTAGCAAGATATAAAAGACTCAAAGGGTACAATGTCCTTCACCCTATGGGGTACGATTCTTTTGGGTTGCCGGCAGAGCAGTATGCAGTGCAAACAGGGCAACATCCGGCTATTACTACAGAAAAAAACATTAGCAGATATAAAGAACAGCTTGACAACTTAGGCTTTTCTTTTGACTGGAGCAGAGAAATCAGGACGAGCAATCCGGACTATTACAAATGGACTCAATGGATATTTATCCAACTGTTCAAATCGTGGTACAACAAAGAGACAGACAAGGCCGAGCCTATAGCTAAACTTATAAGTGCCTTTGAAAAAGAAGGCAATGCAAATATCCATGCCGTATGCGATGAAGACACACCACCTTTTACAGCCGATGACTGGAAAGGAATGTCTGAAAAGGAGCAGCAAGAAATGCTCTTAAAGTACAGGCTCACCTACCTTTCTGAGACTATGGTAAACTGGTGTCCTGCGTTAGGAACAGTTCTGGCCAATGAGGAAGTTAAAGATGGGCGTTCTGAAAGAGGAGACCATCCTGTAGAACGGAAAAAAATGGCACAATGGAGCATGCGCATTACAGCATATGCAGAAAGGCTTTTGCAGGAACTGGACAAGGTTGACTGGCCAGAACCGATGAAGGAAATGCAGCGTAACTGGATTGGGAAATCATTAGGCGCAGAGCTTAATTTCAAAATCGAAAATTCTGATATAGAGATTAAAGTATTTACCACCAGGATTGACACAACCTATGGCGTCACTTTCTTAACACTAGCTCCTGAAAATGAACTGGTAGCACAACTAACAACACCCGAACTTAAAAAGGAAGTAGAGGCTTACGTAGAAAAAGCGAAGAACCGTTCAGAAAGAGACCGCATGAGTGATGTCAAAACCATCTCAGGTCAATTTACAGGATCCTACGCTATCAACCCTTTTAATGGAGAGCGTATTCCAGTTTGGATTGCTGATTATGTACTGGCGGGATATGGCACAGGAGCTGTTATGGCAGTACCATCTTCAGATCCCAGGGACTACAACTTTGCCAAGCATTTCAACCTCCCAATAATACCTGTTCAGGAAGGCGAAGGCACCGATATCAGCAAAGAGGATTTTGACCCCAAAAAAGGAACTATGGTCAATTCTGGTATCCTTAATGGGTTGACCGTAGAGCAAGCCATACCGAAAGCAATTGAGTATGTGGAGCAAAAAGGAATCGGCAAAGCGAAGATCAACTACAAAATGCGCGATTCCATTTTCAGTAGGCAAAGATACTGGGGGGAACCTATACCTGTATATTTTAAAGACGGTATACCATATGTGCTAGAAGAGTCCGAGTTGCCATTGGAACTGCCAGAAGTGGATGAATACAAACCTACTGAAACAGGTGAACCTCCATTAGGCAGGGCAAGCAACTTTCAGACCAAAGAAGGATATCCGTATGAGTTAAGCACCATGCCAGGCTGGGCAGGGTCTAGCTGGTACTACCTACGTTACATGGACCCTAAAAACACCGAACAACCATTCAGCAAAGATGCGGTAAACTACTGGGGACAGGTGGACTTATATATTGGCGGAGCCGAACATGCCACAGGACACCTTTTATATAGTAGGTTTTGGAACAAATTCCTGTTTGACCTTGGGTTAGTACCCCATGATGAACCATTTAAAAAATTGATCAATCAGGGAATGATCCAGGGAAGGTCAAATTTTGTCTACAGAGTAAAAGGCACAAACAAGTTTGTATCGTATGGACTAAGAAAAGACTATGATATCACACCTTTACACGTAGATGTCAATATAGTTGAAAATGATATACTAGATACAGAGGCATTTAGAAAATGGAGGCCAGAATTTGAAAACGCAGAATTTATTACCGAAGACGGCAAATACATCTGCGGAAGTGAGGTCGAAAAAATGTCTAAATCAAAATACAATGTCGTTAACCCAGATGACATGGTAGAAAAATATGGCGCCGATACTTTGCGTATGTACGAAATGTTCCTTGGCCCATTAGAGCAATTTAAGCCATGGAACACCAATGGCATTGACGGAGTGTTTAAATTTATCCGAAGGTTTTGGAACCTCTTCCATGATGGGCAAGGGAACTTTAAGGTATCAGAAGAAAAACCTTCTGAAAATGAACTTAAGGTCCTTCACAAGACCATAAAGAAAATTGAAGAAGATATTGAAAGGTACTCTTTCAATACATCTGTGAGTACTTTTATGATCTGTGTAAATGAATTAACATCATTAAAGTGCAATAAGAAAAGCATACTTCAAGACCTTTTGGTCATACTTGCGCCTTATGCACCACATATTACAGAAGAATTATGGAACAAGCTTGGGCACACAAGTTCAATTGCCAATGCCTCCTTCCCTACCTATGACGAATCATATGTTAAGGAAAACAATGTAACATATCCTATATCTGTTAATGGTAAAGTACGTGTAAAACTTCAGCTTCCGGCAGACATGTCCAAAGATCAAATAGAACAAGAAGTCTTAAAAGCTGAGCAAATTCAGAAATGGTTGGAAGGCAAACAACCTAAAAAGGTCATTGTAGTACCTAATAAAATTGTGAACCTTGTAATTTAA
- a CDS encoding response regulator gives MSGTPKHKHVIVIDDSQMDILLIKMIFESINYTEKLTIFQQAEEALDYFKEINPGKDQEKLPDIVFLDICMPGITGFEFLDKFNDLPEDIVKKTKFLIVSSSEDLSDMERSTKYPNVKGYMVKPLKKQQLLNEENL, from the coding sequence ATGAGCGGTACTCCTAAGCATAAACATGTTATTGTTATTGATGATAGTCAGATGGACATACTGCTGATAAAGATGATTTTTGAGTCTATTAACTATACTGAAAAACTCACCATATTTCAGCAGGCAGAAGAGGCCCTTGACTATTTCAAAGAGATAAACCCAGGAAAAGACCAAGAAAAACTTCCAGATATTGTCTTTCTAGATATTTGCATGCCTGGTATCACAGGCTTTGAATTTCTCGATAAGTTCAATGACCTCCCAGAAGATATTGTCAAAAAAACAAAATTTTTAATTGTAAGCTCTTCTGAAGACCTTTCCGATATGGAACGTTCTACTAAGTATCCTAATGTAAAAGGTTATATGGTCAAACCTTTAAAAAAACAGCAACTGCTGAACGAGGAAAATCTTTAA